A region of the Stieleria neptunia genome:
GTTGTGGTTCTGAATCTGTTCCTTCGTCAGCTCGCGATCCACCACGCGTTGAACGTCTCCGCGAAAGTGCTTTCGCCAATGCAATTGCGCATGTTCGGCTTCGGCAGCCACCCAGGCTTGCAGGGCGGGATCATCGGATTCATTGGAGGGAAGGACAAACAGAAAGGAGTCCATGAAGGCGTCGTCGATCGGGCCTTGCAACCCCGGTCGTTTCCGCAGGTCGGCCTGGTTGATTTCGTCGGTTTGCCAACGTCCGTCGCGAAGGACGAACTCGGCGTTCCAAGATCGATCGGATCGCACCGCTGGCGTTTCGCATTCGGATCCATCGATCACGACGATCGGCCGCTCGGGCAGATGTCCCGGCCACTGTCCGGGGCCAAAGTCCAACCGCAGGTGCGTCACGTTGGTGGTCTTCACCTCGATCCGAGTGTGCCCCTCCGCGTCGATCCGATTCGCCCGAACGCGCGCCGTTTCCCAATGTTTTTTCAAACCCTCAATTGCGACCCAATGCATGCGGTTGTACCGCAAGGTCTGCGTCGTCAGATCGATCGAGCGTGGCACCGTTGGCCGGACCGATGCTGCCAACGCATCCATCCGAGCTTCGATTTCGACCTTGGAGTCCTCATGAATTTTGTGCGCGGTTTGTGGGCCGATGACGTGCACCAAATCGATTTCATGTTCGGCCAATGACGCCTCCATCACATCAGCGGCTTGCTTCTGTCGATCGATCTCTCCGCTGTAGGCGACAGTCGGACAGTGCACCAGATTGCGTGACCAATGGGGGCAATCGTACAGCCGCCATAGTGTCCGTTGGTAATCCGGCGTCGACGTAAGATCCTCTCCTTGAAACGACTTCAGGAACTCAGGCGTTTCGGAAAATCCCGCGCCGGGATTGGCGGCAAAAAAGCGATCGGCGTAGTGGGTCGCGAACTGCCAACATGCCGCGCCGCCCATGGAAAAACCCCGTACGCTGGTCCGTGTCCGGTCGAGGGGCAAGTGGTCGCGGACGTGTTCCAACGCTTCCAGCACGTCGATTTCGCCGGCAAATTTGAACGCGTTGCTGTAGCGACCATACGGATGCAGCACAAACGTATCGGCGGGCGTATACTGGCCGGCCGACGTTCGCCCCTTGGCGAGGAAACTGACTTCGCTAAGTGTTTCGCCACGCCCGTGAAACCAGAGGTCCAATCGTCGCGGCCGCGAGTCACCGTGTGTGAATCCGGCAGGGACGACGATGGCGTAGGGCTGGTACGATCGGTCGATCTTGGATTGGTAGCCGCCGATGATCAACTGCTGGCTCTCTCCATCACCGATCCCCACCACACGACTCCACCGAGGCGTCACGCCGGCCACCTCGATCCGTCGCGTTGCCTCTTCCAGCAACGCGACCGCGGCATCGAAATCCCGCGGTTGATAGAATTGTTTGAATTCCAACGCAAGTTCGACCGCGCGGGGAAACACCAAGATTTCTGGTGTCAACTGCGTCAGTGCCTGGAGCGTTTGCTGATGCGGTGCCCGCTGCCATTTGTTTCCCGACTGAGTTTTGTCTTCGGCCTGTCGGAGCAATTCACCCCAAGCCCGGCGGACGTTCTGGCAACCCTCGACCAATTGTCGCGATTGTGCGTCATCCAGATCGACGCCCAACGGTGGAATCGGCCGGACCGAGTCCGCACGATTATCGGCGGGCCCGTCGGCGGAAGCGAGCGGTGCGAAACAAAGACAAATGGCGACCAGGAACGGAAACTTCACGGAGAGACCTTGGGGGGGAGGGCGGTACGGAGGGGACGCAAAGTCTAACCGGTCGGGCGCGGCAGGGGAAAGTTTCAGCTGCGAAGTTCCGAATTTCAAATCGGCGGGTTGTCACGCATTTTCGGTCGATCCATCGGATTGAAACCGGCTTGAAAGACCAGACGGCTCGGGGGCTGTCGATTTAGTGAGCCGTGACGCGTAAGCGGCCGGGCATTCCGGCGCCCGCCCGAGGCCTTACGGCCAGCGGCTCACCATTGAGTCAGCAGATCCCGACAAAATCGGCAACCCGCTCGCGCCGTTCCGCTTAACACCTTAAATGGGGTGGGTGCTCCATCGTTGGCGGTGGCTACAATGGTCGCATGGTTGATGTTGCGAAAAAATGGCGGCGGCGGTTTTGGCTGATTCTGATCGCCTGGGCTGTCGTTACGTTTGCGTCTTCGTTCGCATCCGTGCGTGGTGTGCTGATCCAGCCCCTGTATGTCCACGACGGCGATGCGCGGGGCGAGATCGCGTACGTGATGGCCGACGGGCCCGCGTATTGGGAGCGGCTGTTTGCGGCGTCGGATCTCTACCATTGGCATCGCGTGGAGCAGATTTATGTGCTCGAGGAGTTGAGATCGTCGAGCTACAACTTCGTCCGCCGGCAAAACGACACGCGGCTGCAACGGGCGATCGACTATTTGGCAATGCGAGGCGTCCCGGCAGACGTGATTCACAGTGTTCCGGTCCAGCCCAACGTTTGGCTGGGTTCGCGGAGTGAAGCGGCGGGCGTTGCCAATCTGCCTCGCCAGTTCACCCGCATCGTCGTGGTGACGTCGCCGCCCCACACCCGACGCAGCAAGCTGTGTTTTCAACGGGAGTTCGGTGCGGATGCGGAAATATCGGTTTACTCGGCGACCAGCCCCGGTCAGAGTGTTGAAACGCATTTCCCAATCTGGCTGGAGTATGTCAAACTGGTGGTGTATTGGGTTTGGGCGTGATGCCGAGCATGCGCAGCGTGCACGTCATCGATTCCACTTGTAACTTGGGTAACTGAACATGAAGGTTTTGAAACCATTGATCGGTGTCGCGCTGGTCGCGTTGCTGGCGGTTTGTGTGGCCGGCCAACTGAGCGCCCAAACGGGACCGTCTGAAAAGGCGGATTCGAAGGCGTCAAAATCGGCCGATCAAATTCCTCGTGCGGCGCTGCTGACCGAACGGGGACGACAGCTGGCCGAAGAGCTTCGGATGCTCAAACGCAGCCGCGACTCGATGGGGTCCAAACACCCGACACTTCCCTTGGTCAACAAAAAGATCGAAGCGATCGAGGAACAACTTGAGGCATGGGAACCGGCCGTGGGCGCACCGCCGCCGAATCCGTTTCATCCGCAACAAGAAGCCAAGCCGCAGATGAATGATTATGACCTCAGGCAAATCGTGATTCGATTGACGAAACGCGTGGAGTTGCTGGAGAAACGGGTGGCGGAGTTGGAAGGGAAGTGAGGGAGACAAGGAGACAAGGAGACAAGGAGACAAGGAGACAAGGAGAGTGGGAGAGTGGGGCAGTGCAGCGGGGGGCGTGTGCGCGGGGGAAGTGGGACAGGCTTCCAGTCTGTCGGTGTTGGGAATGACAGGCTGGAAGCCTATCCCACTCTAGAACAGACGCGCCACGTGCTGGCATCGTCGGTTACGGCCGGGTGGCGATGCGGTCGCTGGAGTTGCGGATGGCGTGGCGGTAGTAAGATTCCAGGCACAGCGTCGCCATCGCGGTCGTGTACACCGTGCCTCCGTATCCACCCCAGACGGTGTCGGCCGGCCAGCTTCCGTCGGCGCGCTGGGTCGCCAACAAGCGGTCTTTGAGTGCCGTGTTCCAACGCTCCCAAGCTTCGTCTTGCAATTGATGCAGGGCCAGCGTGGCGTAGTACCAGTAATAATAATTGTCTTGCCGCGTTCCCGGCAACGACTCCATCAAGTAGCGTTCGGCTTCGTCGATTTCGGCTTGCGGAACGTCTTCGCCGATCAGCAACCGCGTCGCCAACGCTTCGGCCGTCATCGTTCGGCTGGTCGCTTCGCCGGGGCGATAGCATGCCAGCCCACCTCGCCCGGCGCGAACGCTGCGCAAGAACCTGGCGACGCCCGCGACGGTTTCACGTTCGATCGTGATCCCCGCCCGTTTGCCTCCGTCGAGCACCATCGCTTGCCAGCCCAGTTGGCTGAGATCACCGGGATCGCCGCGTGTGTAGCGCCAGCCACCGGTGACCGGGTGCTGCATGCGCACGGTGTGGGCGATCGCGCGCCGCGACGATTCGATCGCGGATTGGTCGTTCGTCATCACCGCGGCTTCGCACAGTGACAGTGCGGCCATCGAATGACAGTAGCTGGCGGCGTAGACCGTCGCGTTGCCGCTGAGTGATCCGTCGGGGTGCTGGGTCTGGATCAGATACGCCAAACCTCGATAAACGTTTTCGGCGTAGTCGCCCGAGAGATGCGTGTTTCCGGCACCCATCATCGCCAGCAACGAAAGTCCGGTCAGCCCGGTCGCGCTCTTGCTTCCCGCGCCCGGTCGTCGTTCTCCCAAGGGCATTCGATCTAAACCAGCCCCGGATGCCCGCGGATCCCACGCTCCATCGGGACGTTGCGCCGCGGCCAAGAACCGAAGCGCTGCTTTCACCGCGGCTTCGGTTCGCGCGTCGCCGCCGGTTTGTGCGATCGC
Encoded here:
- a CDS encoding YdcF family protein, translated to MVDVAKKWRRRFWLILIAWAVVTFASSFASVRGVLIQPLYVHDGDARGEIAYVMADGPAYWERLFAASDLYHWHRVEQIYVLEELRSSSYNFVRRQNDTRLQRAIDYLAMRGVPADVIHSVPVQPNVWLGSRSEAAGVANLPRQFTRIVVVTSPPHTRRSKLCFQREFGADAEISVYSATSPGQSVETHFPIWLEYVKLVVYWVWA
- a CDS encoding squalene--hopene cyclase; this translates as MNLISQITGLWDDPRLIYAVAIAAVVLLAITIWLFRRAKREGRAAGTICLILSVALHAVLIYLVPYQAKEDGGSSAQEVDPDASGVEALTFSTFDPDLAVDDASGDVDTPSIEPLPVAELQDLLAEPFDNPVTEDSSADVDPPEQLEPPTESPPAPESLASVAPSDMSPALQQITQALDASLDQLLQSQLELAESAAATETPEESAMVAAATPDPTQPDPAASPPQNNAPPVAPSPEPIKPAVPSPPAATTRSASAVVPGSEQADFANRVGAAKQLAIAQTGGDARTEAAVKAALRFLAAAQRPDGAWDPRASGAGLDRMPLGERRPGAGSKSATGLTGLSLLAMMGAGNTHLSGDYAENVYRGLAYLIQTQHPDGSLSGNATVYAASYCHSMAALSLCEAAVMTNDQSAIESSRRAIAHTVRMQHPVTGGWRYTRGDPGDLSQLGWQAMVLDGGKRAGITIERETVAGVARFLRSVRAGRGGLACYRPGEATSRTMTAEALATRLLIGEDVPQAEIDEAERYLMESLPGTRQDNYYYWYYATLALHQLQDEAWERWNTALKDRLLATQRADGSWPADTVWGGYGGTVYTTAMATLCLESYYRHAIRNSSDRIATRP